The following DNA comes from Fundulus heteroclitus isolate FHET01 chromosome 1, MU-UCD_Fhet_4.1, whole genome shotgun sequence.
AGGTCAGCTGGAACTGGTCATTGGTAGATAAAGATTTTTACCAATATGATGAGTCAAACTTCATGAACTGGGACTCTGGACAGCCAAGCACCAACAAGGTGATGCCAGGATGTGTTGTGATGACCAGTTCTGGAATGTGGCGCCTGCACCATTGTGGCAATCCCTATAAACCGGTCTGCTCCAATGTGACGGGTAAGTATTTGGTTTACTTCTGTCTTTACTTTTTAGTTACTCTTATAATTATTCTGTTTAGTCCTATTAAATGTTTAACAATAGAACTCCTCTGCACTTTGTTAACACAACAGTTTAACCAGTCTGAAATGAGAGGTATGAATCTACTtttgaaaaggtttttaaaagtaaaaccaaTAAATCACAGAGATTGTAATTatgctattttaaaacaagTCTAAACTATAACCGGTGAACTTCAGCCAATCTCCTAAAAGTCTTTCGAATAACTAATTTTGATCTCACTAAGCAACTATcagtaaacacaaaaataagagATGAACTCTGCACAGAGATCAAACACTTACTTCCAAGTATAGTCCCATCTCTCTTTTAACGTTTTCAGGACAGCATGTTTCATTCGTCTATATCAACATTTTAATGACCTGGAAGGAGGCTCAGAGTTACTGCAGAGACCACCTTACAGACCTGGCCATTCCCAGAAACCTGTCCGAGAACGAGAAGATAAGGGCACTGATCCCTGCAGGTTACAGTTGGATTGGTCTTTACAGAGATACCTGGAAGTGGTCGGATGGAGCCACGTATAGTTGGAATCCTTGGTTACCAGGTGAACCTGATGAAGTGGGGGAGAAATGCACAGCTACAGTATTTAATTATCTCCATCGTTACTATTCCAGTTATTACAATTCCTATGACTATACCACATACGATGGTTACTGGGGAGACTGGCCATGTGATTCAATGAAACCGTTCATCTGCCAACATGGTAAGTTATTATTCTGTATAACTTTACATACAAATGTAAATCataacagacaaaaaaacaattaaaactaaGAGTCCTGGTGCATCAAATTCTTTAagagatgtttgtctgtttctaTTCCTGAAATAAAATTCAATCTAAGCGTGCTTAGATATTTGTATAATTTAACTTCTTAACACATTTATCCAACCCATTATAAATATGGTTTAACCAAATTACTATAAtttgaaaaagtctggaaaagtttAACTAACCTCTCATTTTTaatgtgctgaaaaaaaatctgtatataAGATTtcttagtaaaataaaatttcctTCACTTGATAACCTGCTTCTGCAGCAGTGATCATGAAACCCTTTCCTAGTATTAGTTAGAAATACAGCTGCATGATATATCAAATTGCAATCAAGATCtgatatcaataaaaaaaacaattgcaaaGGACTGATTGAATCCAATATTTGgtaataaatattatatttacaGTGCTCTGCATGTGTATTTTGGATGCTAATCTATCTGCCCTGTTGGATGAACTTTTACTTTGGTCAATGCCTACAAATGAACAATATTCTAGTCATTTTATTGCGAAAGCCAAAGGAATAAGGAGGGCATTGTGATGTTGAAGAGCAAGTAGAACactggaaaatatttaaaacatattatgGCTTGCATACACAAGTTAAATTAGGAAACAGGTAAGGAATGCTTTGTTTAGCCTCATCACAGAATTGAAACTATgctagaaatataaaaataaggttaaaggtggatgtttttttctgagcacCTGAGCATTGGAGAGTTGATTCTTTCTAGGCATTTTGGGCCCGTTATTATGTAATATTGTGAGGTGTCCCCTACATTTTAGAATAAAAGTTCCATATTGGGGTTGTTTATGGTAGCAGCGTATCAGGGTATTGGAAGGAGCTAAGAAGCACCCCACAATATTTAGGcaagccgagaaacatagtccctccagcatgtcctgggtctttccctgggcctcctcccggtgaaacgtgcccagaacacctcaccagggaggcgtccaggaggcatcctagccagatgcccgagccacctcaactgtaggactccttcttcagcttgacggcttccctcaccgctgttCGAGGGTTGACgctgcgacatgcaccgacaatgTTGCGGCCACAGCTTCGACTAGTCGCCTCAaaaatagaggcgtggaacatggtccattcagactcaatgtcccccgcctccctcgagacaagtttaaagttctcctggaggtgggagttaaagctccgtctagtgggggactctgccagacgttcccagcaaaccctcacaatacgtttgggcctgccaggtctgaccggcttcctcccccaccttcggagccaactcaccaccaggtagtggtcgatggagagctccgcccctctcttcacccgagtgtccaagacaggcgaccgcagatcagatgaaacgacaacaaagtcgatcattgaactacggcctagggtgtcctggtgccaagagcacatatggacacccttatgcttgaacatggtgtttgtgatggacaatccatgacgagcacagaagtccaacaacagaacaccactcgagttcagatcaggtgggccattcctcccaactgtcccactgtcattgcccacttGAGCGTTggagtcccccagcaaaacgagggagtccccaggaggggcactctccagtaccccccttgaaggactccaaaaagggtgggtaatctgaactgctgtttggagcatcagcacaaacaacagtcagaacccattccctcccccacacacacacacacacgaatgcggagggaggccaccctctcgttcaccggggtgaaccccaacgtgcaggcaccgaaaTGAGGGGCTACAAGTATGCCTCTCACCAGGGAGGCGCGAGActccctggtgagaggcgccctGGTATCATAATTATGCATTTTGTTGATACTCTGCAGGCCTAGTCAAAAGTAACATTTCAGGAGGTGACACTGACAACCATATGGGGGAAAGAGGGCTAATAAAATGCTGTGAATTTTTGTGTTAAAGACCCTGTGCCTTCCACAAAGCAAGTGGTAAAAGTGAAGCTGGTGGGAAACTCAACTCTGGATCTGAATGACCCTGCTGTCCTGGAAAACCTGCTGAAGGAGGTAAATTACATAAGGAAATCACGTCCaggttcatttaaaaaaaaacctagaatCTTTAGACtttgtagatttttttgtatttgaacTGAAATATCTTGTAgtagtttgtagtccaactgtttttaatatttgcttttagttcccattttctcatattttagtttgtttaaatttttctacattttattccaacttgcttttattctttgtatatatattatgttttaattgtgtaagcactttgcattgtctttgtactgaaatgtgctatacaaataaatattccTTACCTTGTTGTACCTACCTGCTGTCCTGGAAAAACCTGCTGAAGGAGGTAAATTACATAAGGAAATCACGTCCAGgttcatttaaataaacctAGAATGTTTTTGACTTTGTAGATCagatgatttttattattattattattttaaacttttagtaTTTGAACTGAAATATCTTGTAgtagtttgtagtccaactgttttaaataaaatagttcccattttcccatgtttttttttttttttttatatttctacatttaattccaacttgcttttatttttatatattatatgttttaatcatgtaaagcactttgcattgtctttgtactgaaatgtgctatacaattAAATATTCCTTACCTTGTCTTGCCTTTTGAATCTGGGTGGTCGTAGAAGTGGCTTGTTGAAATCTTCAAATTAGCTGTGTCCCGATACCGATAATGGTATTGGGCCTGATACTAAGATCAGGTATTCATACTTGTACTTGTAAAAGCAACTAGATACTCTGAACCGTTACCAGTTTTTCTCCTGGGCTTGGCTACGCTGCAACTCAAAGGCTAGACACCACTCTATACCAGGTAGTGGTGCTAATATACCAAGAGGTTGTTTGCTGACCTtccaaaaaaaggagagaagataACTTTCAGTCGTTTTAAGTGGTCTATGATATTGATAAGTCCTTTGCGATCTATAAGTACCAAGTTTATTAAGTAAAGTATCAGTACTTGGAATCGGGNNNNNNNNNNNNNNNNNNNNNNNNNNNNNNNNNNNNNNNNNNNNNNNNNNNNNNNNNNNNNNNNNNNNNNNNNNNNNNNNNNNNNNNNNNNNNNNNNNNNNNNNNNNNNNNNNNNNNNNNNNNNNNNNNNNNNNNNNNNNNNNNNNNNNNNNNNNNNNNNNNNNNNNNNNNNNNNNNNNNNNNNNNNNNNNNNNNNNNNNNNNNNNNNNNNNNNNNNNNNNNNNNNNNNNNNNNNNNNNNNNNNNNNNNNNNNNNNNNNNNNNNNNNNNNNNNNNNNNNNNNNNNNNNNNNNNNNNNNNNNNNNNNNNNNNNNNNNNNNNNNNNNNNNNNNNNNNNNNNNNNNNNNNNNNNNNNNNNNNNNNNNNNNNNNNNNNNNNNNNNNNNNNNNNNNNNNNNNNNNNNNNNNNNNNNNNNNNNNNNNNNNNNNNNNNNNNNNNNNNNNNNNNNNNNNNNNNNNNNNNNNNNNNNNNNNNNNNNNNNNNNNNNNNNNNNNNNNNNNNCACCTGATACCATCAATGAAGAATATACAATatatagtattatttaatatgaaacgTACAAAGTGACAGCTTAAAATAATATTAGGGATTTTCTCTATAGAGGTCACTCCCGAATCCAAGCACCTTTAGGTGTTTGTGAGAACACAGGTGTGCATGTAAGGAttttccataagaaaaatgctcaataatggttgtgaggagccaaaaaCCCGCCCCCCCAGATTATCCCAGATGCCCGAAGGGACCCTCAGAGCAAAGGTaaccaagaggggccaacacagagaAAGTGTTCTCCCTTATCTAAGGGAAGAGCAGAAATGGGCCCCAAAAGCCACCACAGCAAAGCCCCTGGGAGCCGCAGGGACAAACCTATGGGCCCTGCGGTCTGCCAAGTACACCGTAGCGGATCCTGaggcccaggggcacatcatcCTTTTGCGGGGCCCCCGACATAGCCACAGGGGCCCAGGCCTGACAAAGCGAGCCGGCCACTGCATGGTAATCCAGCCCTGGACACCAAGGACCACCAACACACCAGCAGGCCAAGGAGCCAGCCAAAGGAGGGAAACAGGAAAGGAGGGATAGGATCCACACTTAATGGAGATCTGAGAGGGGGCAGTCCAACCCAacctgaaaaacagacaaacagaaaatggcGTACACTGTCACATTTAGACGTTGCCACCCTTGTGCCCCTGCGAACATGTGATAACTCCCACAAAAAATCATGATTTGActttgatgaacccagaacacagcacacacacacacagagctggtttcctgagtttattgaagcagaaGGAAGTGGacgatgaaagccagagtcattttaccagacggagcctgcaggggtacaggaactggcagacgggaACAGACGGGAACAGGACAAGGAGatgagcaggaacaggacaggcatgttgTTCAGGAGACTGCAGACGAACCAGTGAccatggacaaactgaggtgagtctTTATAGtggtgtgagcaggtggaatgagtccaaggttgattgcagcctgacaggtgttcccaatcagggctgcactggggaaGGAGCAAGAAATTTTCAgaatgcagcctgaaggctgcatcatgacaacaagttccttaaaatgacccttaaaagtgtgcacctaaattacatgtaacgtaattttgcacACCTGAAGTAAAGCGCAAggcaccacgcccaccgaagcaccactggttctgtgttgttaaaaacaaaagagcatgaaacacagctacttaCTCTCCTAAtgattttaattgggacatttttgtACGGGtagaaggacattaaacgtagtgattcacgttttgaaggctggccgctgataaaagcacctgggtccgagggaagggaggaaggaggagcagcagaaacGCAGCacacgtagttaaaaaatgcagaaaaataataaaacaaaacttataaacagactgacattttagactgcatctggttagaagaattattttctgatccagcgtgcagccatgactggttcttaATGAAGGCTTAATCTGGGAGATGCTCTCCCCAGAAACAaggtgtgaaagaagctgaaccgcCTCCGCAGAAGGcaggtttagactgagctctggatggacagagctgtgagtccagatgggttttgttatttttatgaaatttgtggcagctagccctctgaaattcacttaCCAAACGGAAAATTTCCTCGCATTTGGCGTCTGgtgagtgttaatttcggactcTGGCCgcagtacacacactcacactcaccacacacatcctatatcCCCACGACCAGGGAGCGGCATCCCGGAGAGGAATCTAGCCCCCAGACCTGAAAGGTGATCCCCAACAtcaagatgggggggggggggcaccacaacCTGACTCGGGTCCTAATGCCCCACCCAGATACCACACCAGACGACCCACAGGCCCATTCACCCTGACATGGGGCCAACATAAACTGACCAGGCAAATCAATCAGAATCCATCCCACAACCCCTGAGGTTCTACCTCCATCACACCCTACCCTACATACCTGAGCCCCCCCTCATATTCCAGGTAAGAGCAAAAGCGGGAGCCCCAGCCTTTCCCCAGCACCCAGCGTCCACCCCCA
Coding sequences within:
- the LOC118567289 gene encoding uncharacterized protein LOC118567289 → MADQRNIRSSTPFWNGLYFTEVSWNWSLVDKDFYQYDESNFMNWDSGQPSTNKVMPGCVVMTSSGMWRLHHCGNPYKPVCSNVTGQHVSFVYINILMTWKEAQSYCRDHLTDLAIPRNLSENEKIRALIPAGYSWIGLYRDTWKWSDGATYSWNPWLPGEPDEVGEKCTATVFNYLHRYYSSYYNSYDYTTYDGYWGDWPCDSMKPFICQHDPVPSTKQVVKVKLVGNSTLDLNDPAVLENLLKELCQVISSLKKVNTNKSAGQDMVSSWTLKLYADQLAGVFLDIFNLSLELSTVPILIFLNDYHPFTLTTVIMKGFQRILLNPTLFTQDCTAVHPIKTVVKFVDDTTVMGLISTNE